GGTACGTTGCTGCTTCACCTTCGGGCGCGGATAGAAGATCGTGGCGCGGTTTTCCGACGGACCGATGACGATCTGCGCCTGTCGTACGGCCGCCCGGAACAACCCGTCCGGCACGTGTACGGCATCGCATCGCTGGCAGTACGACGACAGGGACGGCGACACTTCGTCGGCGACCTGCCGGCTCGCGTCACCCTTGGGTGTCCTGCCTGTCACGATTTTCCCCAGTGCGGCGGCGACCTCATCGACCGCGTCGACGAACGCCGCGCCGCCGTCGTCGGACTCGAGCGGGGCGAGGGCGTCGCGCACCAGGTCGAGTTGGTCGGCGCTGTGTGCGTGCGGAGCCCCGCGTACGGACCACATGCACACTGCCGGGCCGGCGGGCGTGATCGCGTCCGCAATCGCCTTCTTGTCCACGCGCGCGGTGCGCTGGGAGAGTGCCTGCTCGCCGTTGGACTGACGGCTACCTTGCATTCCCAACAGGAGCAGATCCTCGAGCACGCCGTCTTCGGAGCGCCGACCCAGGCCATGCCCGTTCCATCGATAGCCGAGCCAACGGTCTCTGTCCACGGTGACGGTATTACTCATGCGGGCGAGCCTACGGGGAGTCGGACTGCGCGGCTTGTAGGACATCGCCGGCGATGCGCAGGATCTCATCGACGTAATCGACGAGGTAGAAATGGTCGCCGGGAAAAGTGCGCATCGTGAATCCGCCGGTTGTCACATCTGCCCACTCGTACATATCCGATGCCGGAGCGATCGAATCGGATTCGCCGGCCATGGCTATGACCGGGACATCGATACTGCCGCTGGCCGCAGGGTCGACGTAGGCGGCGCTGATGGTGAGATCGGCGCGGATGGCAGGGGTGAACAGATCGCGCAGTTCAGGAAGGTCGAGGACCTCGGCCTCGGTGCCGCCCCACTCGGCGAGTGCCTGCCACATCTGGTCATCGGGCAATTCATGCACGGTGCTTGTGACGGGCACAGTTGGGGCGACATGCGCGGACACGATGAGTCCACACAGCGTGGCTCCGGCGTCGATAATTCGTCGAGCGGTCTCGAACGCGACAGAGGCGCCCATGCTGTGGCCGAACAGAACGATCGGCGTATCGACGGCTTGCTCACCGACGTCCGCGAGGAGTTCCGTAGCGAGTGCGTCCCCGATCTGTCCGACGCTGTCCGCGAATGGTTCGGCGAGGCGTTCGTGGCGCCCTGGGTACTGCACGGACGACAGCGCGACACCGTCGGGGACCGCCGACGTCCAGGGTCGAAAGTACGTGGCGCTGCCGCCGGAGTGGGGACAGCAGACGATGCGTGGCGTACCCGGCGCGAGTCGATCGCCGTGCTGCCAGCGTCTCGTGGCCGGTGCGTTCGGAGCCGTGGCGCGGTGGATCACCCGTAGAGTCTCGGTGTTGTTGCGACGCCTGGTCGACCGACCTTGCACAGATCATTCACGGGTCATTCGTGGGACTCGTCGTCGCGCTTCTTAGCCGGGATCGTGGTGTGGTGATCACCGGACTCGACTTCGATCTCACCGACCCGCAGACCTTCCGCGCCGGGGAACACGGGCATCTCGTCGAACTATGGGAGCTGATGCGCACCCGCGGTCGAGTGTTCTGGCAGCCGTACGAGGACACGGGCTTCTGGTCGGTCATCTCGTACGCCGATATCTGCACGATCTACCGCGATCGGGAGAACTTCACGTCGGAGCGCGGAACTATTCTCGATACGCTACTTGCCGGCGGTGATCCCGCCGGCGGACGCATGCTCGCGGTGACCGATGGCGCACGACATCGAGCGCTGCGTAAGGCGATGAGCCGATTCTTCACGCCGCGGCATCTCGAGTCGGTCGAGCAGTCGATCGCGCGGCGTACGGCACGCGTCGTCGACGAGGCGGTGGAACAAGGCGCGGTCGACTTCGCAACGGATGTCTGCGAGCGTCTCCCGATCGAGGCCATCTGTGACCTGATGGAGGTGCCGGAGGCCGATCGTCCGCAGCTACTCACCTACACCAAAGCAGCGCTGTCGTCTGATGCAGAGGACAGCTCCGAACTTGACGCAATCAGTGCTCGGAGCGAGTTGTTGCTCTACCTTTCTGACTTGGTGGCCATGCGGCGGAGCGATCCGGGCGATGACATCGTCAGCGTGCTCACGAGCGCCGAGGTCGAGGGCGAGCCGTTGGACGACGACGATCTCGCGCTGAACTGCTACTCCCTGATCCTCGGCGGCGACGAGTCGACGCGCGTATCTGCCGGTACCGGCGCTCTCGCGTTCGCGCGGTGCCCGTCGCAATGGACAGCTCTACGGGAATCCCGCGACACGACGCGGGACCTGCTGCCTGCGGCTGTCGAGGAGGTGCTGCGCTGGAGTACGCCGTCGATGCATTTCGCTCGAACCGCGACTGCCGATGTGCGGATCGGCGGGCAAACCATTCGCCGCGGCGACGTCGTCGTTCTGTGGCTGAGCGCGGCCAACCTGGATCCGGAGCAGTTCGAACGGCCCGGACGGTTCGACATCGGCCGTCCGGCGCACGATCACCTGACCTTCGGGCAGGGCAGACACTATTGCCCAGGAGCGGTCATGGCTCGCATCGAATTGCGCTGCCTTTTCGACGCGCTTCGTAACCAGGTTGCCAGGATCGAGGAGACCGCCGAACCGAGGCAGGTCTACTCGAACTTTCTGTTCGGTCACAGCAGCCTGCCGTTTCGGCTGCACCGCGTCTGACTCGACGCACGGTGCCGCACAACTCGATTCGTTGTGCGGCGCCGGTGCGAGATCAGGCGCGGCGGTCGGCCAACGCGGTCAGACCTGCCGGAGTCGCCGCCTCGAAGGCGTCGCGCAGTGGCAGCCGTACTCCTGCTCGTTTGGTGAGCATGCTGATCAGTCGGGTGAACTTGATCGAGTCCCCGCCCAGGCTGAAGAAGTCGTCGTCGGATCCGACCGCGTCGACTGCTGGCAGGTTCGAGACGAACAGCTCACGTACGATGCCTTCGAGGTCGCCGGAAACGTCACTCGACAGCAGCGAGTGGTCACTCGGCTCGGCCGACCCGGACGGGTCGTCACGCCCGAGGGAGTCCCCCGAGACGGGGAGCCGGGACCGGTCGATCTTGCCGTGCGCATTGGCTGGCATCTTGTCGAGCACGATCAGTCGGGCCGGCAGCATGTAGCGAGGGAGCTTGTCGGAAAGGTCGTGCTGCACGTCCTCGAGATGGGCGCCCGCGGCTAGCGTCACCCAGGCGATGATGCTGTCGCTCCCCGGCTCGAGCTGGCGTACCCCGACGGCCGCAGTGGACACTGCCGGGTGTGCGGCGAGCGTCGCTTCGATTTCTCCTAGCTCGATCCGGAAGCCGCGTAGCTTGACCTGGGCGTCGCTCCGTCCGACGAACTCGAAATGCCCATCCGGGCGATGTAAACCCAGGTCGCCCGTGAGGTAGACCCGCTCGCCGGGATTCCCGTTCGGGTCTGGGCGGAATCGCGCAGCAGTCTGCCGCGGCCGGCCGAGGTATGCGCGCGCGATGCCGTGGCCGCCGACCCTGATCTGGCCGACCTGGCTGCTGTCGACGGCGGTGAGGTCGTCGTTCACGATGTCGACGCGGGTGTCCTCGAAGGCGGTGCCGATGTCGGCGCGGTGCCCGGCATGCAGGGGATCGCTCAGAGTTGCGCCGACGGTCGTCTCGGTCGGCCCGTACCCGTTGATGAGGGTACGCCCGGGCGCCCACGCGTCGACGATTCCCTGCGTGCAAGTGTCGCCCGTCGAGACGACGGTTCCGCCACGGAGCACATCGCCCGATGGGTCCAAAGCGCCGAGTGCGACAGGCGGCAGAGTCGCGTGGGTGATGCGGCGATCAGTGAGTGTGTTTGCGAGCGGCTCGCCGGGAAGCAGCTCTTCGGACGTGGTGAGGTGCAGCGTTGCACCGTGCAACAACGCCAGCGTGATGTCCCAGAACGCGGCGTCGAAGCTGGGTGACGCCCACTGCAGCACTTGGTCGCCTTCGCCGGTGCCGATCCTGCGAGCCTGAGTCGAGCTGAGCCGGTCCATCCCGTCGTGCGTGATCGCCACGCCTTTTGGCTGACCGGTCGAGCCAGAGGTGTAGATCAGGTACGCGAGGTTGTCCGGACACAGCGATGAGAGTCGTTCGGTGTCGGCGACAACGTGGTCGGGCACGCCAGGCGCGCTCGCTTCGGCGATCGCCATGTGGTCGATGTCGACCGGCCAGGGCGGCCGACCCGTGTGCAGCAGGAGTTCCGGACCGGCGTCGGCGATCGTGAACGCGACTCGCTCGGCCGGGTAGGACGGGTCGAGAGGCAGGTACGCCGCGCCCGATTGCAGGACCCCGAGCAGTCCGACCAGCCAGTCGCTCGAGTCACGGTCTGCGATGAGCGCGACGATCGATTCCGGTCCGACTCCGCGCTTGATCAAGCGTCGTGCCACGCGACGCGACGCCCGTGCGAGCTGTCGGTACGTCAGTGCGCGGTCCGGTGCCACGACCGCGGGAGCGCTAGCGTGCCGAGCAACGGTCTCCTCGAAGAGGGTGACAGCGGTCGTTACGCGCATTTCGGTCGCGATCGGGCACTCTGTATGGCCTGCTGTGCCGGGTCCGGCGGCAGGTATGACGAGCTCTCCGGGCGTGGTCATGCCGGTTCCAGCAGGTAGCCGCGACCCCACACGGTGACGATGGCGAGTCTGACGGGCTTGATGCGCCGCCGCAGACGCAGGATGCGTAAGTCGAGTGCGTTGCGGTGGTCATCGCACTCCTCGCCCCAGGCGCGCTCGATGAGCTGATCGCGTGAGGCGACTCGTTGGAAGTTGTCGACGAGTACGTGCATGATCGCTGCCTCGGTATCGGCCAGTGGCAATCGTGCCGCGTTCGTACACAGGACATTGTCTGGACTTATCGCCGGAATCTGCTCGTTCCGGGCCCGTTGAATCAGGCTTTCGACTCGGGCATCTACGTCGCTTTGTTTCAGTGGCGGTCGCACCCAATCCTCTAGCGGATCGGTACATTCCGGTGCTTCTGCGTTGGATTCCGCGACCCACAGCACAGGAGTGCGGTTGCTCAGGAAGCGATCGCGTTCGCAATATTGCAGCGGCCAGCGTAAGAACTGGATGTCGTCGCGCGGGAGACGTCGCCGTCGGCTCTCTGGGGCATCGGCGGATAAGGTCTGCCCGGCGGCGTCCGTTGCCGGACGCGAGGTTAAGGGGTTCGTACGGTTCATTGCGCTCAACGGCGCGTCGGTGATCCTCAAGGTTGAATTCTCCCTCGGCATGCGTACCCGGCGGTCGTGCCCCGAGGTTGTGTCGCCGGTACTCGAATTGTTGCCGATTGAGCGAGGATCAAAACATGTTTCTCGTAGGTTGCAAAACGCCGGTCGGCGCGCTAAACGTGGGCGTTATAACGTAGCGTGATGGCGCGTAGAAGGAGTCTTTCTCGCATCTGTTGCCGGAGCCGACTGCCAGCCTAATATCGCAACTCGACGTACGGAGTGTTAACAGCTGTGGCGCCTGTGGCATACGTTCGGCCAACCCGACGACGCGAGTGCACATTCGTGTCGGGTATTACGTTGAACCGCTCATCCATTGGAAGTCCGAGTGTGTCGACGGCAGGCGATCGCCGGCTGCGTCCAACCACCCGCGGATGACCTCGCCGTGGCGTCGTGTTGCCGAAAGATTCACGACAGGCAGCCGCATGGGCACCGCGCTACATGGTCAATTCGGGTCGTCATGGTGTGCCCGGGTGTCGTCCCCGGCGATTCGGGGCAAGCCGACTTCGGAGTAACGACGATGGCACGCGTACTGGACGGGAGCCACGCATGGCAGTGAACGACGCGTCGACGTCACCGAATCCTTGTACCGTCGCCACGCAAGTCCGATGCGACACGTGACGGGTTCGAACGGTCGCCAACTCGTCGCGGCGGCCGGTGTGGTCCTCGATATCGCAGGCACGATGAGTCCGAGCGCGGAGTTCACCAGGGGCCCGTACTCGTACGCGCGGACTCGCCTCATCAACACCGTGGTTCGACCCGAGGCCGAGCTTCGCGAGGTGGTAGCCGATGTCGTCGCCGACGTACGCCGCGTGGTCGGTCGGTCCGAGGCCGACGTGCACGAGGTTGCGCAGGTACTCGAGAGGTGGAGCGACGAAGGCCGAGCGGTGGCACCGCTGAGTACCCTGCAGAATGCGATCTGCCGACGAGGCTTCGTCTCCGGCGAATTGCGGGGGAGCGTGTTCCCCGACGTCCACGGGACACTCGTCCGCTGGCAAGCGGCCGGTGTCCCGCTGTATGTCTACTCGTCCTGGGCGGCGCCGGTCCAGCAGCAGTGGTTCTCCTACAGCGACGAAGCCGGCGTAGCGTCCCTGTTCAGTGGCCACTTCGATAGCCGGACCACCGGCGTGAAGACTCAACCCGCCGCCTATACGCGCATAGCAGGCGTGCTCAACTCACCTCCAGAGAACCTGGTGTTCCTCTCGGCCGCTCGTGGCGCGTTGGACGCCGCGAGTACGGCGGGCTGGTCAACCGTCGGGGTTCGTCGCCCGGGCGAAGCTCAGGACGATCTCGGTGACCATCCAGGTGTCACCAGCTTCGACGAACTCGATCTCTCGGTCGCACCCTCCTACTGACGAGCCGGCGGTACGCTCTGACTCGCGCAACGGTGGCAACCCGCATAGGCTGGTGAACCCGGGAATCGGTTTCTTGTGGGGTGGACGTTGGGGCGCATCTCGTCCGAGGATCGTCGTGACCAGCTCGTCGAGGCTGCGATCCGGGTCGCCACCCGCGAAGGTGTCGGCGCCGTGACCACCCGCACCGTCGCCGCCGAGGCGGATGCGACCCCGGGAATCGTGCACTACGTGTACCGGTCGATGACAGAGCTGCTCGGCGACATGATCAAGGCGATCGCCGACGAACAGGTCCAGCGCGTCACGTCGGTGCAGATCGAGGGTACGAACGTACGGGAATGTCTCGAGCGGGCGTTCGAAGCGTTGTGGACGACCCTCGAGTCGGAGCCCGACGTGCACCTGCTCACGTACGAGGTGACCGACCACGCGTTGCGTCATCCCGAGCTCGCAGAGCTGGCCGACTGGCAGTACCAGTGCTACTTCGACGCGGCCACGGCGGCGCTCGGTGCGGTCGCGAAGGCGGCGGACATCGAATGGAGTGTGCCGGTGCGCTCACTCGCCCGCCTGATCGTCGCCGTCAACGACGGCATCAGCCTTGCCTGGTTGGTCGACCGCGACACTGACCGGGCGCGCGAGACGTACGGCCACGTCATCGATCATCTCGTAGAGGTGGCACGGCCGGTCGGGCGTTGAGTCGTACGCTGCGCCGACTCAGCCCAGTGCCAGCCCGATACCCAGCCCGAAGCCGTACGCGAGGGTGGTGAGTCCGGTGTTCTGCAGCACCGGGATCAGCGCCATGCCTGTCGCCCCGCGTACGACCGGCAGCACAGCGCGTACGCCCGGCAGGAGCGCGACGAGTGCGAGCAGCACCCACGGGGTGGCGACGACGAGTACGCCGATCACAACCAGTGCGACGATCTGGAGCGCGACGAACAGGATCCGGGTGCCGCGGTCGCCGAGCACTACGGCGAGGGTGAGCTTGTCAGACTCCCGGTCGGTCGGAATGTCGCGCAGGTTGTTCGCGACCAGGATCGCGCAGATCAGCACCCCGAGACCGACGGCCGCTGCGACCGACGGCCAGGTGATGTCTTCGACCTGGACGTACGTCGTGCCGACTCCGGCGACCAGGCCGAAGAAGACGAACACGCTGACCTCGCCGAGGGCGCGGTAGCCGTACGGTGTCGAACCGCCCGTGTAGAACCACGCGGCAGCGATGGCGGCGGCGCCGATCAGCAGTAGCCACCAGGTCGTCACGGCTGCGAGCACTAGGCCGGCAACGGCTGCGACGGCGAAGCAGGTGAACGCGGCCGTCTTCACCGAGCTCGCTGTCGCGACGCCGGAGCCCACGAGGCGAAGCGGGCCGACCCGCTCGTCGTCGGTGCCGCGCACTCCGTCGGAGTAGTCGTTTGCGTAGTTGACGCCGATCTGCAGGATCAGCGCGAGCACAAGGCAGAGCACGGCGCGCCACCACACGACGGAGTCCGCGTACGCGGCAGCGCCCGTGCCGGCGATGACCGGGGAGATGGCGGCCGGAAGCGTACGCGGGCGAGCGCCCTCGATCCATTGCGATGCGGTTGCCACGAGCGGCAATTCTGGCAGCACCGGTCGACGCGGCCGACGCCGGGACCGGTCGGTCAGGATGCCGGTGCGCAGGCTAGTGCCCTGCGTTTGAAGTACCTTGACGTCTTTCGCCGCCCAGGCGGCGCCCCGCGGCGTCCTCGTCGTCGGAAATAGGACCGACTATGCCCGTCCTCCTCGTCCTTGCGGATGCATCCACCTGGACGACGCCTTCCGTAAATCCACTTCAAACGCAGGACACTAGGAACGGTGCGTCGCGGTTGAGGATCATCTGCAACACCACAGCGGGCGACTCGGCCGGCTCGATAGCGATCGACTGCACGGAGCCGTCGACCGTGACGTCGCCGACAGTGAAGTAGTCGGCGAACGGCTGGTTCGACACCGGCGACCTACCGTCCTCGAGCAGTTCGCGGCGATGGTCGGCATCGGACTCCGCGGTTTCGTCATCGCCGAAGCGAAGCCGAGCGAGCGCTGCCGGATCGCCGTCGCGTGGTCCGATGGTGACAGCCGCCGCAGTCGGCGACTCGAGATCCTCGTACGGCTCCATTGCCTGTGCCGCCGTCTCCGGGTCTGCGTGACTATGACCGCCGAATGCGGCCATCGGGTCGCAGCTCTCCTCGCCCGACTGAGCGTAGACATACTCGGCGTCGATCTCGTCGCCGTCGACGAGACCGTCGAACGTACCGGCATCGGCGAGCGTCTCGTGTTCGTCGGTGTACTCGGTCAGACCTTCCTCGTCTCGTGCCGACACGACGAGCCGCTCGTCGGGTTGTACGAGGATGGCGGTGCCGAGATCGAGATAGAGAGCGGCCTCATCGGGTTCGAAGTCGTTGACGTCGGCGGTGAGCAACGTGCCGTCGTCGGCGGCTTTCGACGCGTATCCCGCCTTCTCCAATTCGCCGATCGTCGCCTCGAGGTCGACGTCGTCCGAGACGGCTCGAATCGTCAGCGGCGAGTCGTCGTACGTCATCGCTTCCCACTCGATGTCGGCTGCACGCAAGGGCGAACCGTCCACCGCGAGGTACTGCACCAGCGAGGACACGCCCCACTGCGCGTCGGAGGCGCCGTTGATGTACTTCTCGGCATCGGCTTCGCCGTCGAGGTTCAGCCGCTTCTCGGTCGCAGCAACGTTGTGGAACTCGAAGCTCCCTGCGGAGGCTGGAAGCAGGGCGAGCGCATTCGCGTACGCTGCTGGCGGATTTGCGTCGTCGGCGGTGTCCGACCCGTCGTCGGAGCATCCAGCGACGAGCAGGGCGGCGCCGACCGCGGCGGCGAGCGGAAGTGCGGGGTTCATGGTGCGGTGAGCGTACCGAGGTCTGAGACCTCATACTCTTGCCGGGATGACCGAACCGAGCCTGCGCCCGTTGACGGGTACGCCACGCGAGCTGATCGGACTGCTCCGCGATTGGCTCGAAGGTCCCGAGCCGGCCGAGCCCGTCATCGTGTCGACCTCGGGTTCCACGGGGCAGCCGAAGAACGTGGCGCTCTCCCGTGCCGCCGTCGTCGCATCCGCACGCGCGACGGACGACCGGTTGGCCGGCCCCGGGCAGTGGCTGCTCGACCTGCCGGCCACGTACGTCGCCGGGCTGCAGGTGGTCGTACGCTCGCTTCTCGCCGGGTACGAACCCGTCGTCGCGGCCGAACATCCGACCTTTGCGGATGCGGTTGCTGCGCTGTCGGCCGAGGTGCGCTATCTGTCTCTCGTACCCACGCAGTTGCACCGTCTGGCGACGTCGGGAGAGCTGAGACTGCTTCGAGGGTTCGACGCGGTGCTGCTCGGTGGCTCGGCCGCGTCTCCCGCGCTGCTGACCGAGGCTCGGTCGGCGGGTGTACGCGTCGTTCGCACGTACGGGATGAGCGAGACGAGCGGCGGCTGCGTGTACGACGGTAAGCCGCTCGACGGCGTCACGGTCCGGATCGGCGACGATCGACGTGTGTACCTTGCCGGCCCGATGCGCTTCGACGGTTACGTCGATGACCCGGCGGCAACGGATGCCGTTCTCGATGGCGGCTGGTTCGCGACCTCCGACCTGGGTGAGGTCGACGCCGACGGCACGTTGCGCATCATCGGCCGAATCGACGACGTGGTTGTCAGCGGCGGCGTCAACGTACCGCTGCCGGCAGTCACCGAGGCGGTGCGTGCGTATCCGTCGGTTGTCGACGCGGCCGTCGTCGGCGTCGACGACGACGAGTGGGGTACGCGGGTCGTTGCGTGCGTCGTCGCTGCCGACGCGATCGACCTGGCGTCCGTACGCGATGCCGTGCAGTCGGCCGGTCTCCCACGTACCTGGGCGCCGCGCCAGCTGGTCGTACTCGACTCGATGCCGCTACTGGCCAACGGGAAGGTCGATCGGCTGGCGTTGCGAGCTGTCGCGAACCAGTGATGTCCGCCGCCGGCCCAGCCGACTCAGCGGCTGGTGGCGCGTACGCTGCGCTGCGTGGACATGTTCACGTACTCGATCCCCATGCGCACGCGGTTCCGCGGCATCACGAACCGCGACGGCATGTTGCTGCGCGGCGAGGCGGGCTGGGCGGAGTTCAGCCCGTTCTGGGACTACGACGCGTCGCAGTCTCGGCCGTGGCTCGACG
The sequence above is drawn from the Nocardioidaceae bacterium SCSIO 66511 genome and encodes:
- the mtnC gene encoding acireductone synthase, with amino-acid sequence MRHVTGSNGRQLVAAAGVVLDIAGTMSPSAEFTRGPYSYARTRLINTVVRPEAELREVVADVVADVRRVVGRSEADVHEVAQVLERWSDEGRAVAPLSTLQNAICRRGFVSGELRGSVFPDVHGTLVRWQAAGVPLYVYSSWAAPVQQQWFSYSDEAGVASLFSGHFDSRTTGVKTQPAAYTRIAGVLNSPPENLVFLSAARGALDAASTAGWSTVGVRRPGEAQDDLGDHPGVTSFDELDLSVAPSY
- a CDS encoding 1,4-dihydroxy-2-naphthoate polyprenyltransferase yields the protein MATASQWIEGARPRTLPAAISPVIAGTGAAAYADSVVWWRAVLCLVLALILQIGVNYANDYSDGVRGTDDERVGPLRLVGSGVATASSVKTAAFTCFAVAAVAGLVLAAVTTWWLLLIGAAAIAAAWFYTGGSTPYGYRALGEVSVFVFFGLVAGVGTTYVQVEDITWPSVAAAVGLGVLICAILVANNLRDIPTDRESDKLTLAVVLGDRGTRILFVALQIVALVVIGVLVVATPWVLLALVALLPGVRAVLPVVRGATGMALIPVLQNTGLTTLAYGFGLGIGLALG
- a CDS encoding TetR family transcriptional regulator C-terminal domain-containing protein, which codes for MGRISSEDRRDQLVEAAIRVATREGVGAVTTRTVAAEADATPGIVHYVYRSMTELLGDMIKAIADEQVQRVTSVQIEGTNVRECLERAFEALWTTLESEPDVHLLTYEVTDHALRHPELAELADWQYQCYFDAATAALGAVAKAADIEWSVPVRSLARLIVAVNDGISLAWLVDRDTDRARETYGHVIDHLVEVARPVGR
- a CDS encoding AMP-binding protein, which encodes MTEPSLRPLTGTPRELIGLLRDWLEGPEPAEPVIVSTSGSTGQPKNVALSRAAVVASARATDDRLAGPGQWLLDLPATYVAGLQVVVRSLLAGYEPVVAAEHPTFADAVAALSAEVRYLSLVPTQLHRLATSGELRLLRGFDAVLLGGSAASPALLTEARSAGVRVVRTYGMSETSGGCVYDGKPLDGVTVRIGDDRRVYLAGPMRFDGYVDDPAATDAVLDGGWFATSDLGEVDADGTLRIIGRIDDVVVSGGVNVPLPAVTEAVRAYPSVVDAAVVGVDDDEWGTRVVACVVAADAIDLASVRDAVQSAGLPRTWAPRQLVVLDSMPLLANGKVDRLALRAVANQ
- a CDS encoding non-ribosomal peptide synthetase → MTTPGELVIPAAGPGTAGHTECPIATEMRVTTAVTLFEETVARHASAPAVVAPDRALTYRQLARASRRVARRLIKRGVGPESIVALIADRDSSDWLVGLLGVLQSGAAYLPLDPSYPAERVAFTIADAGPELLLHTGRPPWPVDIDHMAIAEASAPGVPDHVVADTERLSSLCPDNLAYLIYTSGSTGQPKGVAITHDGMDRLSSTQARRIGTGEGDQVLQWASPSFDAAFWDITLALLHGATLHLTTSEELLPGEPLANTLTDRRITHATLPPVALGALDPSGDVLRGGTVVSTGDTCTQGIVDAWAPGRTLINGYGPTETTVGATLSDPLHAGHRADIGTAFEDTRVDIVNDDLTAVDSSQVGQIRVGGHGIARAYLGRPRQTAARFRPDPNGNPGERVYLTGDLGLHRPDGHFEFVGRSDAQVKLRGFRIELGEIEATLAAHPAVSTAAVGVRQLEPGSDSIIAWVTLAAGAHLEDVQHDLSDKLPRYMLPARLIVLDKMPANAHGKIDRSRLPVSGDSLGRDDPSGSAEPSDHSLLSSDVSGDLEGIVRELFVSNLPAVDAVGSDDDFFSLGGDSIKFTRLISMLTKRAGVRLPLRDAFEAATPAGLTALADRRA
- a CDS encoding winged helix DNA-binding domain-containing protein → MSNTVTVDRDRWLGYRWNGHGLGRRSEDGVLEDLLLLGMQGSRQSNGEQALSQRTARVDKKAIADAITPAGPAVCMWSVRGAPHAHSADQLDLVRDALAPLESDDGGAAFVDAVDEVAAALGKIVTGRTPKGDASRQVADEVSPSLSSYCQRCDAVHVPDGLFRAAVRQAQIVIGPSENRATIFYPRPKVKQQRTENPRKTFLETFLRVNGPITKTLYRDWQEAGTTGITRVWNEFESDLVKVKVGSKRCDLPESLLDGLRTAEPPEGVALVPPNDPYLRQVDRALLVPDSTRRKEVFKALSGPGALLVNGEVAGVWRYRSSSSEVTIEPFDRLTPTDKDAAEDRAAAVAASTGDDAPAVTWD
- a CDS encoding alpha/beta fold hydrolase; protein product: MIHRATAPNAPATRRWQHGDRLAPGTPRIVCCPHSGGSATYFRPWTSAVPDGVALSSVQYPGRHERLAEPFADSVGQIGDALATELLADVGEQAVDTPIVLFGHSMGASVAFETARRIIDAGATLCGLIVSAHVAPTVPVTSTVHELPDDQMWQALAEWGGTEAEVLDLPELRDLFTPAIRADLTISAAYVDPAASGSIDVPVIAMAGESDSIAPASDMYEWADVTTGGFTMRTFPGDHFYLVDYVDEILRIAGDVLQAAQSDSP
- a CDS encoding cytochrome P450, producing the protein MITGLDFDLTDPQTFRAGEHGHLVELWELMRTRGRVFWQPYEDTGFWSVISYADICTIYRDRENFTSERGTILDTLLAGGDPAGGRMLAVTDGARHRALRKAMSRFFTPRHLESVEQSIARRTARVVDEAVEQGAVDFATDVCERLPIEAICDLMEVPEADRPQLLTYTKAALSSDAEDSSELDAISARSELLLYLSDLVAMRRSDPGDDIVSVLTSAEVEGEPLDDDDLALNCYSLILGGDESTRVSAGTGALAFARCPSQWTALRESRDTTRDLLPAAVEEVLRWSTPSMHFARTATADVRIGGQTIRRGDVVVLWLSAANLDPEQFERPGRFDIGRPAHDHLTFGQGRHYCPGAVMARIELRCLFDALRNQVARIEETAEPRQVYSNFLFGHSSLPFRLHRV
- a CDS encoding winged helix-turn-helix domain-containing protein, with product MRITDAPLSAMNRTNPLTSRPATDAAGQTLSADAPESRRRRLPRDDIQFLRWPLQYCERDRFLSNRTPVLWVAESNAEAPECTDPLEDWVRPPLKQSDVDARVESLIQRARNEQIPAISPDNVLCTNAARLPLADTEAAIMHVLVDNFQRVASRDQLIERAWGEECDDHRNALDLRILRLRRRIKPVRLAIVTVWGRGYLLEPA